Proteins from a single region of Microtus ochrogaster isolate Prairie Vole_2 linkage group LG5, MicOch1.0, whole genome shotgun sequence:
- the Foxe1 gene encoding forkhead box protein E1, with product MTAESAPPPPPQPEALAAVKEERGEAAASAGVPAEAAGRGAGGRRRKRPLQRGKPPYSYIALIAMAIAHAPERRLTLGGIYKFITERFPFYRDNPKKWQNSIRHNLTLNDCFLKIPREAGRPGKGNYWALDPNAEDMFESGSFLRRRKRFKRSDLSTYPAYMHDAAAAAAAAAAAIFPGAVPTARPAYPGAVYAGYAPPLAAPPPVYYPAASPGPCRVFGLVPERPLSPDLGPATSAAAGGSCAFAAAAGAAGTGSFQPSVCAGARPVNPAAYAAAYAGPDGAYPQGASSALFAAAAAGRLAGPASPPAGGGSGVEAAVDFYGRTSPGQFGAALGPCYNPSGQLGAGGGGAYHARHATAYTGAVDRFVSAM from the coding sequence ATGACGGCCGAGAGCGCGCCGCCGCCCCCGCCGCAGCCCGAGGCGCTGGCGGCCGTGAAGGAGGAACGCGGCGAGGCGGCGGCGAGCGCGGGGGTCCCGGCGGAGGCAGCGGGCCGTGGCGCCGGGGGACGGCGACGCAAGCGCCCCCTGCAGCGGGGGAAGCCGCCCTACAGCTACATCGCGCTCATCGCCATGGCCATCGCGCACGCTCCCGAGCGCCGCCTGACTCTGGGCGGCATCTACAAGTTCATCACCGAGCGCTTCCCGTTCTACCGCGACAACCCCAAGAAGTGGCAGAATAGCATCCGCCACAACCTCACGCTCAACGACTGCTTCCTCAAGATCCCGCGTGAGGCGGGCCGCCCGGGCAAGGGAAACTACTGGGCGCTCGACCCCAACGCCGAGGACATGTTCGAAAGCGGCAGCTTCTTGCGCCGCCGCAAGCGCTTCAAGCGCTCGGACCTGTCCACCTACCCCGCCTACATGCACGATGCCGCTGCagctgccgccgccgctgccgccgccatCTTCCCGGGCGCCGTGCCCACCGCGAGGCCGGCCTACCCGGGCGCCGTCTACGCGGGCTACGCGCCTCCGCTCGCCGCTCCCCCGCCGGTCTACTACCCCGCTGCGTCGCCGGGGCCCTGCCGCGTCTTCGGCCTGGTTCCCGAGCGGCCGCTCAGCCCGGATCTGGGCCCCGCGACGTCTGCAGCCGCCGGCGGCTCATGTGCCTTCGCGGCGGCGGCGGGAGCGGCCGGCACCGGGAGCTTCCAGCCGTCGGTCTGCGCGGGCGCGCGACCCGTCAACCCCGCCGCCTACGCCGCCGCCTACGCGGGCCCCGACGGCGCTTACCCGCAGGGGGCGAGTAGCGCGCTCTTCGCCGCCGCTGCAGCAGGTCGCCTAGCGGGACCCGCCTCGCCCCCCGCGGGAGGCGGCAGCGGCGTGGAAGCCGCGGTGGACTTCTATGGGCGCACGTCGCCGGGCCAGTTCGGAGCGGCGCTGGGGCCCTGCTACAATCCCAGCGGGCAGCTCGgagcgggcggtggtggtgcctaTCACGCCCGCCACGCCACCGCCTATACCGGCGCTGTGGATCGGTTCGTGTCTGCCATGTGA